One stretch of Qipengyuania gelatinilytica DNA includes these proteins:
- a CDS encoding ArsR/SmtB family transcription factor translates to MEDMQKNASRATALLKSMANEWRLLILCQLSQNEMTVGELTELVPLSQSALSQHLSVLRREKLVKTRRSSQFIHYSLDSEEVKAVIGTLYALYCAPAEEGGLPGC, encoded by the coding sequence ATGGAAGACATGCAGAAGAACGCTTCGCGTGCGACGGCTTTGCTGAAGTCGATGGCTAACGAGTGGCGCCTGCTGATCCTGTGCCAGCTTTCCCAGAATGAAATGACGGTCGGCGAGCTGACCGAGCTTGTCCCGCTTTCGCAATCGGCCCTCTCGCAGCACCTGTCGGTCCTGCGGCGCGAAAAACTCGTGAAGACGCGGCGCAGCTCGCAATTCATCCACTATTCGCTCGACAGCGAGGAAGTGAAAGCCGTGATAGGCACGCTCTACGCACTGTATTGCGCGCCTGCCGAAGAAGGCGGCCTGCCCGGCTGCTGA
- a CDS encoding YeeE/YedE family protein, with product MLPGFPDAAPVDGLAGGVLIGLAGALLLLGAGRIVGVSGIASRAVGLSSEGMSRRSAWLFLIGLPLGAAIVATLKGGLNPEFVSLPLLAVAGVLVGFGARLGSGCTSGHGVCGVSRLSQRSIVATLTFMASGIATVALMGAVG from the coding sequence ATGCTGCCCGGATTTCCAGACGCGGCACCCGTCGACGGGCTTGCCGGTGGCGTGCTGATCGGCCTTGCCGGAGCCTTGCTGTTGCTCGGTGCCGGTCGCATCGTCGGCGTGTCGGGTATTGCCAGCCGCGCCGTCGGCCTCAGCAGCGAAGGCATGTCCAGGCGTTCGGCGTGGCTGTTCCTCATCGGCCTGCCGCTGGGCGCGGCTATCGTGGCTACGCTCAAGGGCGGACTGAACCCCGAATTCGTGTCGCTGCCCTTGCTGGCCGTGGCAGGTGTCCTCGTCGGCTTCGGTGCGCGGCTCGGCAGCGGCTGCACGAGCGGGCACGGCGTGTGCGGCGTTAGCCGTTTGTCGCAGCGCTCGATCGTGGCGACGCTGACCTTCATGGCCTCCGGCATCGCTACCGTCGCCCTCATGGGAGCAGTCGGATGA
- a CDS encoding dimethyl sulfoxide reductase anchor subunit family protein yields the protein MHPAKSVIFFTTASGAGYGMMIWLGVLAALGMLPQETVFGILVFGLAFALIVGGLLSSTFHLGRPERAWRAMSQWRTSWLSREGLAAIIGFVPLGLFALVAIFSIADMALGVVLGLVGAAMALLTLYCTAMIYASLKTIPAWHNRWTVAGYLVLGPMNGAVILAFLLAVFGFEEAAGTMRTIAGVMIIIGLTVKTFYWKHLATAPATSTAGSATGLGHLGKVEMTGSPHDQDNYLLREMGFRIARKHARKLGRIAIVLGFWMPLACLLVAGIFLDGGLPAAGIALLFVAVIACQIGITAERWLFFAEARHAVTLYYGEKAL from the coding sequence ATGCATCCGGCGAAATCCGTCATCTTCTTCACCACCGCGAGCGGCGCGGGCTACGGTATGATGATCTGGCTTGGCGTGCTCGCCGCACTGGGAATGCTGCCTCAAGAAACCGTGTTCGGCATTCTCGTCTTCGGCCTCGCATTCGCACTTATCGTCGGTGGCCTTTTGTCCTCGACCTTCCACCTCGGGCGGCCCGAGCGGGCGTGGAGGGCGATGTCGCAATGGCGCACGAGCTGGCTTAGCCGGGAGGGACTGGCCGCCATAATCGGCTTCGTGCCGCTCGGCCTGTTTGCGCTCGTTGCAATCTTCTCGATTGCCGACATGGCGCTGGGTGTAGTCCTTGGCCTGGTTGGCGCGGCGATGGCGCTGCTGACGCTCTATTGCACCGCGATGATATATGCATCGTTGAAGACGATACCCGCGTGGCACAACCGCTGGACCGTCGCGGGCTACCTCGTGCTCGGCCCGATGAACGGCGCGGTCATCCTCGCATTCCTGCTGGCTGTTTTCGGCTTCGAAGAAGCGGCTGGCACGATGCGCACGATCGCCGGTGTCATGATCATCATCGGCCTGACGGTAAAAACCTTCTACTGGAAGCATCTCGCCACCGCGCCCGCCACGAGCACTGCCGGCAGTGCGACCGGCTTGGGACATCTCGGCAAGGTCGAAATGACCGGCAGCCCGCACGACCAGGACAATTACCTCCTGCGCGAAATGGGTTTCCGCATCGCCCGCAAGCACGCACGCAAGCTAGGCCGGATTGCCATAGTGCTCGGCTTCTGGATGCCGCTTGCATGTCTCTTGGTGGCAGGAATTTTCCTCGATGGCGGATTGCCCGCCGCCGGAATAGCGCTCCTGTTTGTCGCGGTTATCGCATGCCAGATTGGCATCACCGCCGAGCGCTGGCTGTTCTTCGCCGAGGCCAGGCACGCGGTGACGCTCTACTACGGCGAAAAGGCGCTCTGA
- a CDS encoding MBL fold metallo-hydrolase, with amino-acid sequence MTHTDDDVIEAAAGQVERALADTALQPEIKAFFDEETNTVSYVVHDPDTRQCAIIDSVLDYDAASGRTSHESADPILDHIRQHDLTVEWLIETHAHADHLSAAPYLQEKLGGKLAIGREIIEVQEVFGKLFNAGSDFERDGSQFDHLFTDGETFMLGRIEGMALHVPGHTPADYAIVIGNAAFIGDTLFMPDFGTARADFPGGDARVLFRSTRRLLSLPAQTRLFMCHDYKAPGRDEYAWESSVAEQRAGNVHVKEGTSEDEFVEMRTARDRTLAMPKLIMPGVQVNMRGGHLPEPEENGVSYIKIPVNTL; translated from the coding sequence ATGACCCATACTGATGACGATGTAATCGAGGCAGCCGCCGGGCAGGTCGAACGTGCTCTTGCCGACACGGCGCTGCAGCCTGAAATCAAGGCATTTTTCGACGAGGAAACGAACACGGTCAGCTACGTGGTCCACGACCCGGATACGCGCCAGTGCGCGATCATCGATTCGGTGCTCGACTATGACGCGGCTTCGGGTCGTACCTCGCATGAATCGGCCGATCCCATCCTCGACCACATACGGCAGCACGACCTGACCGTCGAATGGCTGATCGAAACGCACGCCCATGCCGACCATCTTTCGGCAGCGCCCTACCTGCAGGAAAAGCTCGGCGGGAAGCTCGCCATCGGCCGCGAAATCATTGAGGTCCAGGAGGTCTTCGGCAAGCTGTTCAATGCCGGCAGCGATTTCGAGCGCGACGGATCGCAGTTCGATCACCTGTTCACGGACGGCGAGACCTTCATGCTCGGCCGGATCGAAGGCATGGCGCTTCACGTCCCCGGCCACACGCCCGCCGACTATGCCATCGTGATCGGCAATGCCGCCTTTATCGGCGACACGCTGTTCATGCCCGATTTCGGCACGGCGCGCGCCGATTTTCCCGGCGGCGATGCGCGGGTGCTGTTCCGGTCGACCCGCCGCCTTCTCTCGCTGCCCGCACAGACGCGCCTGTTCATGTGCCACGATTACAAGGCGCCGGGCAGGGACGAATATGCCTGGGAAAGCAGCGTCGCCGAACAGCGCGCGGGAAATGTCCACGTGAAGGAAGGCACGAGCGAGGACGAATTCGTCGAAATGCGCACGGCGCGTGACCGCACTCTCGCCATGCCCAAGCTGATCATGCCGGGCGTGCAGGTGAACATGCGCGGCGGTCATCTTCCCGAACCCGAGGAGAACGGTGTGAGCTATATCAAGATACCGGTGAACACGCTGTGA
- a CDS encoding 4Fe-4S dicluster domain-containing protein, whose protein sequence is MTSLPKTTAKKLGLVVDLDICVGCHACAVNCKEWNAGAKSAPLTDYDPYGKKPDGVWFNRVHTYETTDEAGHGQTVHFPRSCLHCEDAPCVTVCPTGASYKREEDGIVLVNEDICIGCKLCSWACPYGAREYDENEGVMKKCTLCVDKIYNENLPEESRVPACVSTCPAGARSFGDLGDPDSEVSKLVAARGGYDLMPEQGTKPVNKYLPPRPRQDGRGGDKAPRMLEHADDSTEGAGLIARWVDKILS, encoded by the coding sequence ATGACCAGCCTGCCCAAGACCACCGCAAAGAAGCTCGGCCTCGTCGTCGATCTCGACATCTGCGTCGGCTGCCACGCCTGCGCGGTGAACTGCAAGGAATGGAACGCCGGCGCCAAATCCGCGCCGCTCACCGATTACGATCCCTACGGCAAGAAGCCCGACGGCGTGTGGTTCAACCGCGTCCACACCTATGAAACCACCGACGAGGCGGGCCACGGACAGACGGTCCATTTCCCGCGCAGTTGCCTCCACTGCGAGGATGCGCCCTGCGTCACCGTTTGCCCAACCGGCGCCAGCTACAAGCGCGAGGAGGATGGTATCGTCCTCGTCAACGAGGACATCTGCATCGGCTGCAAACTGTGCAGCTGGGCCTGTCCCTATGGCGCGCGCGAATATGACGAGAACGAAGGCGTGATGAAGAAATGCACGCTCTGCGTCGACAAGATCTACAACGAGAACTTGCCCGAAGAGAGCCGCGTGCCGGCCTGCGTTTCCACCTGCCCCGCAGGCGCGCGCAGCTTCGGCGATCTGGGCGACCCGGATAGCGAGGTCTCGAAACTGGTCGCGGCGCGCGGCGGCTACGACCTCATGCCCGAACAGGGGACCAAGCCGGTCAACAAGTACCTGCCGCCCCGGCCGCGGCAGGACGGGCGCGGCGGCGACAAGGCTCCGCGCATGCTCGAGCACGCCGATGACAGCACCGAGGGCGCGGGGCTGATCGCGCGCTGGGTCGACAAGATCCTGTCGTGA
- a CDS encoding molybdopterin oxidoreductase family protein, producing MGINPFETVHEDVGLSPQVGDEVKTSTCYMCACRCGIKVHLKNGTIRYIEGNPDHPVNKGVLCAKGSAGIMHQNAPAKLTKPLLRVGERGSGEFREIEWDEALELATEWLGEVRQRDPGKLAFFTGRDQSQSLTGWWASQFGTHNFAAHGGFCSVNMAAGGLYTLGGAFWEFGEPDYERTLYHMMFGVADDHDSNPIKLGLGNLKTREGTKFVSVNPVRTGYSAIADEWIGIRPGTDGLFVFAIIHELLRAEKIDWASLARYSNAPWLVIREPGAADDGLFLRGPDGGPLVWCLEQGKEVLANAVHRKPAFAGERQARGRTVVPSFQLLAERYLAEEFSPEAVAETAGVPAEVTRRIAAELAETAFEKEIVIEEPWVDAWGRHHDRFVGRPVSFHAMRGISAHSNGFHTCRAIHILQALLGSVDCPGGWRYKAPFPKPIPPGIKAAWPKAEAGLPLDGPPLGFPRSPEDLIVDQHGDPLRIDKAFSWEHPLALHGMMHMVLHNAANHDPYGIDVLFMFMANMAWNSSMNIPETLGYFTKKREDGEYVIPKIIYSDAFYSETVPYCDLILPDTTYLERWDCISMLDRPISSAHGGGDAIRQPVVPLDRDVRPFQTVLLDLGARLGLPGMTNEDGSPKFPGGYEDYIVNHERAPGVGPLSGWRGEDGSKSGVGAVNPDQLTRYVENGCFWHEELPLSAQFMKFANREYLEHAKKMAWLGHADPITFQLYNEDLQKFRLAAQGHGDIQPPEAHRERIETYFDPLPIWYQPFLERDEGGEEFPVHALSQRPMHMYHSWGSQNAWLRQITSANKLHMHRELAAKHELMDDDWVWIENGRGRVKAQVRLVTGVNPNVVWTWNAIGKRKGAWGLDKDSPEFEKGFLLNHIITEKLLPEKGGKEYSNSDPVTGQAAWYDLRVRLRKCSVEEAGEAYPMFEAVDKRFSGQECPMEFGANLQGNDTGGKAPLKEFIGQRSANHSWVDGIRDGRGNRVSEKP from the coding sequence ATGGGCATAAATCCGTTCGAGACCGTCCACGAGGACGTTGGCCTTTCGCCGCAAGTCGGCGACGAGGTAAAAACGTCCACCTGCTACATGTGTGCCTGCCGCTGCGGCATCAAGGTGCATCTCAAGAACGGCACCATCCGCTATATCGAGGGCAATCCCGACCACCCGGTAAACAAGGGTGTGCTGTGCGCCAAGGGCAGTGCGGGCATCATGCACCAGAACGCGCCTGCCAAGCTGACCAAGCCGCTGCTGCGCGTCGGCGAGCGGGGTTCGGGCGAGTTCAGGGAAATCGAGTGGGACGAAGCGCTCGAGCTTGCGACCGAATGGCTGGGTGAGGTGCGCCAGCGCGACCCGGGCAAGCTCGCCTTTTTCACGGGGCGCGACCAGTCCCAATCCTTGACCGGCTGGTGGGCGAGCCAGTTCGGCACGCATAATTTTGCAGCCCACGGCGGCTTTTGCTCGGTCAATATGGCGGCGGGCGGGCTCTACACGCTGGGCGGCGCCTTCTGGGAATTCGGCGAACCCGATTACGAGCGCACGCTCTACCACATGATGTTCGGCGTGGCCGACGATCATGACAGCAATCCCATCAAGCTCGGCCTGGGCAACCTCAAGACGCGCGAAGGGACCAAGTTCGTCTCGGTCAATCCGGTACGCACCGGCTATTCGGCGATCGCGGACGAATGGATCGGCATCCGCCCCGGCACCGACGGGCTCTTCGTCTTCGCGATCATCCACGAGCTGCTGCGCGCAGAAAAGATCGATTGGGCGAGCCTTGCGCGCTATTCCAATGCGCCGTGGCTGGTCATCCGCGAGCCGGGTGCGGCAGATGACGGCCTGTTCTTGCGCGGGCCAGATGGCGGGCCGCTGGTCTGGTGTCTCGAACAGGGCAAGGAAGTGCTGGCCAACGCCGTGCACCGCAAGCCTGCCTTCGCCGGCGAGCGGCAGGCCCGCGGGCGCACGGTCGTCCCTTCCTTCCAGCTTCTCGCCGAACGCTATCTGGCCGAGGAATTCTCGCCCGAGGCAGTGGCCGAGACCGCCGGCGTTCCCGCCGAAGTCACGCGCCGGATTGCCGCCGAACTGGCTGAGACCGCCTTCGAGAAGGAAATCGTCATCGAGGAGCCCTGGGTCGATGCCTGGGGCCGCCACCACGATAGGTTCGTCGGCCGTCCGGTGAGTTTTCACGCCATGCGCGGCATTTCGGCGCATTCGAACGGCTTCCACACCTGCCGCGCGATCCATATCCTGCAAGCGCTGCTCGGCAGCGTCGATTGCCCGGGCGGCTGGCGCTACAAGGCGCCGTTTCCCAAACCGATACCGCCGGGCATCAAGGCGGCGTGGCCCAAGGCGGAGGCGGGGCTGCCGCTCGATGGTCCACCTCTCGGCTTTCCGCGCTCGCCCGAAGACCTGATCGTCGACCAGCACGGCGATCCGCTGCGCATCGACAAGGCGTTCAGCTGGGAGCACCCGCTCGCGCTCCACGGCATGATGCACATGGTGCTGCACAATGCGGCGAACCACGATCCCTACGGCATCGATGTCCTCTTCATGTTCATGGCGAACATGGCGTGGAACAGCTCGATGAACATCCCCGAGACGCTGGGGTATTTCACGAAGAAGCGCGAGGATGGTGAATATGTCATCCCGAAAATCATCTACTCCGATGCCTTCTATTCGGAGACGGTCCCCTATTGCGACCTGATCCTGCCCGACACGACCTATCTGGAGCGGTGGGACTGTATCTCGATGCTCGACCGGCCCATCTCCTCCGCGCATGGCGGGGGCGATGCCATCCGCCAGCCGGTGGTCCCGCTCGACCGCGACGTGCGGCCCTTCCAGACGGTGCTGCTCGACCTCGGCGCAAGACTCGGCCTGCCGGGGATGACGAATGAGGACGGCTCGCCCAAATTCCCCGGCGGCTATGAGGATTACATCGTCAATCACGAACGCGCGCCCGGTGTCGGGCCGCTGTCGGGCTGGCGCGGCGAAGACGGGAGCAAGTCGGGCGTGGGCGCGGTCAATCCCGACCAGCTCACGCGTTACGTCGAGAACGGCTGCTTCTGGCACGAAGAGCTGCCGCTGTCGGCACAGTTCATGAAGTTCGCCAACCGCGAATATCTGGAGCACGCGAAGAAGATGGCGTGGCTGGGCCATGCCGATCCGATCACCTTCCAGCTCTATAACGAGGATTTGCAGAAATTCCGCCTCGCCGCGCAGGGACATGGCGACATCCAGCCGCCCGAGGCGCATCGCGAGCGGATCGAGACCTATTTCGACCCGTTGCCGATCTGGTACCAGCCCTTCCTCGAACGCGACGAGGGCGGTGAGGAATTCCCGGTCCACGCGCTCTCGCAGCGGCCGATGCACATGTATCACAGTTGGGGCAGCCAGAACGCGTGGCTGCGGCAGATCACCAGCGCGAACAAGCTGCACATGCACCGCGAGCTTGCGGCGAAACACGAGCTTATGGATGACGACTGGGTCTGGATCGAGAACGGGCGAGGGCGGGTGAAGGCGCAGGTCCGGCTGGTGACCGGCGTGAACCCAAACGTCGTCTGGACGTGGAACGCCATCGGCAAGCGCAAGGGCGCTTGGGGCCTCGACAAGGACAGCCCCGAATTCGAGAAGGGGTTCCTCCTCAACCACATCATCACCGAGAAGCTGCTGCCCGAGAAAGGCGGGAAGGAATATTCGAATTCCGACCCCGTCACCGGACAGGCGGCATGGTACGATCTGCGCGTCCGACTGAGGAAATGCAGCGTGGAGGAGGCTGGCGAGGCCTATCCGATGTTCGAAGCCGTCGACAAGCGCTTCAGCGGCCAAGAATGCCCGATGGAATTCGGCGCAAACCTGCAAGGCAATGACACCGGCGGCAAGGCACCGCTCAAGGAATTTATCGGCCAGCGCAGCGCCAACCACAGCTGGGTCGATGGCATCAGGGACGGACGCGGAAACAGGGTGAGCGAGAAACCATGA
- a CDS encoding DUF6691 family protein, with protein sequence MSLRNYLPPLASGLLFGAGLALGGMTDPARIRGFLDIFGAWDPTLAFVMGGAVLVMAVAWRFVPRMTKPIFAQSFALPDRSDLTPQLVSGATLFGIGWGLAGLCPGPGFAILAIAPLQAVVFLASLVAGMALNRVMFKG encoded by the coding sequence ATGAGCCTGCGCAATTACTTGCCCCCGCTCGCTTCGGGCCTCCTGTTCGGTGCGGGTCTCGCCCTTGGCGGAATGACCGATCCGGCGCGCATTCGCGGTTTTCTCGACATTTTCGGCGCGTGGGATCCGACGCTGGCTTTTGTCATGGGCGGTGCCGTGCTGGTGATGGCCGTGGCATGGCGGTTCGTGCCGCGCATGACCAAGCCGATTTTCGCGCAGTCTTTCGCCTTGCCCGACCGGTCGGACCTCACGCCCCAGCTGGTGTCGGGCGCGACATTGTTCGGTATCGGATGGGGTCTTGCCGGCCTGTGCCCGGGCCCGGGCTTCGCGATCCTCGCAATCGCACCGCTTCAGGCCGTGGTTTTCCTCGCCAGCCTGGTGGCGGGGATGGCTCTTAACCGGGTGATGTTCAAAGGCTGA